A window from Acidobacteriota bacterium encodes these proteins:
- a CDS encoding superoxide dismutase has translation MKNRCNEILTGKITRRQALLGTAGVLLAASGAGLRPARAAAHPLPPLPYPKDALEPVISARTLEFHHGKHHQGYVNNLNNLIAGTPLEGLPLEQIVTRSAKNSGQAGLFNNAAQVWNHTFFWNSLKPGGCALPAELADAVSRSFGGLDGLKKELGQAAASQFGSGWAWLVKEGGRLKVTKTANAHTPLEEGVTPLLTIDVWEHAYYLDYQNRRADYAAAVMDKLLNWEFALENFRRG, from the coding sequence ATGAAAAACCGATGCAACGAAATACTCACGGGAAAGATCACCCGACGGCAGGCGCTCCTGGGAACCGCGGGCGTCCTCCTCGCCGCTTCCGGCGCCGGGCTCCGTCCCGCCCGGGCCGCCGCGCACCCGCTCCCCCCCCTCCCCTATCCGAAGGACGCGCTGGAACCGGTGATCTCGGCCCGCACCCTCGAATTCCATCACGGCAAGCACCACCAGGGCTATGTCAACAACCTCAACAATCTCATCGCCGGAACCCCCCTGGAGGGCCTGCCCCTGGAGCAGATCGTGACCCGGAGCGCCAAAAATTCCGGCCAGGCGGGCCTATTCAACAACGCGGCCCAGGTGTGGAACCACACCTTCTTCTGGAACAGCCTCAAGCCGGGCGGGTGCGCCCTGCCCGCGGAGCTGGCCGATGCCGTAAGCCGCAGCTTCGGCGGTCTCGACGGCCTCAAGAAGGAACTGGGGCAGGCGGCCGCCTCGCAGTTCGGCAGCGGATGGGCCTGGCTGGTCAAGGAAGGGGGCCGGCTGAAAGTCACCAAAACGGCCAACGCCCACACGCCGCTCGAGGAGGGGGTGACACCGCTTCTGACCATCGACGTCTGGGAGCACGCCTACTACCTCGACTACCAGAACCGCCGCGCGGATTACGCCGCGGCCGTCATGGACAAGCTCCTCAACTGGGAATTCGCCCTGGAGAATTTCCGCCGCGGATAG
- a CDS encoding Hsp20/alpha crystallin family protein — MSLVSFDVFDEMERMRREIDRILGEDRTSSWSFPFSRISFLPGRAYRSYPLMNIGEDQDNFYVDALAPGLDRDTLGVSVTGDQLVISGEKKPLPRSVNTELVHRSERSAGKFSRTLSLSSAVDSGKVEAAYVDGVLKIVLPKLEAAKPKQIAVKVG, encoded by the coding sequence ATGAGTCTCGTATCTTTCGATGTTTTCGACGAAATGGAGAGGATGCGGAGGGAAATCGACAGGATCCTGGGAGAGGACAGGACCTCCTCCTGGAGCTTCCCCTTCTCCAGGATCTCCTTTCTTCCCGGCCGCGCCTACCGCTCCTACCCGCTGATGAACATCGGCGAGGATCAGGACAACTTCTACGTCGACGCCCTGGCACCGGGGCTCGACCGGGATACGCTCGGCGTGTCCGTGACCGGCGACCAGCTGGTGATTTCGGGGGAGAAGAAGCCGCTGCCCAGGAGCGTGAATACGGAGCTGGTGCACCGCAGCGAACGCTCGGCGGGAAAATTCTCACGGACCCTGTCCCTTTCCTCGGCGGTCGACAGCGGGAAAGTGGAGGCGGCCTACGTGGACGGGGTTCTCAAGATCGTCCTGCCCAAACTGGAAGCCGCGAAGCCGAAGCAGATCGCGGTGAAGGTGGGCTGA
- a CDS encoding Hsp20/alpha crystallin family protein translates to MTEKTVALTTDNKGVPASAGEKSLATRDDTLYIAPPVDIFETEDALTVVADLPGVPRGAVDIRVEDSILTIKGRAQYTPSGQALREEFGLQGYFRQFQLSDTVDQDRITAECRNGVLTITLPKAEKSKPRQIEVKVG, encoded by the coding sequence ATGACCGAGAAAACCGTCGCTCTGACCACCGACAACAAAGGCGTTCCGGCCTCGGCCGGCGAAAAATCCCTCGCCACCCGGGACGATACCCTCTATATCGCCCCTCCGGTGGACATCTTCGAAACGGAAGACGCCCTGACCGTCGTAGCGGACCTTCCGGGGGTCCCCAGGGGCGCCGTGGATATCCGGGTCGAGGACAGCATTCTCACCATCAAGGGACGGGCCCAATACACCCCGTCGGGCCAGGCCCTGCGCGAGGAATTCGGCCTGCAGGGATACTTCCGGCAGTTTCAGCTGAGCGATACCGTGGACCAGGACCGGATAACGGCCGAGTGCAGAAACGGGGTGCTGACCATCACCCTGCCCAAGGCGGAGAAGAGCAAACCGAGGCAGATCGAGGTGAAGGTGGGATGA